One genomic region from Solwaraspora sp. WMMD792 encodes:
- a CDS encoding alpha/beta hydrolase yields MGERGRTAGPVDESCVLIKGPWEHRYVGANGSRFHVVEAGTGPLVLFLHGFPEFWWAWHEMLPAVADAGYRAVAVDMRGFGASDKPPRGYDGYTLAADVTGMIRALGERSAVIVGAGFGGMIGWTAAAFHPRMVRRLVVIGAAHPLRLRSAIFTDPRGQAAASTPSLRFQLPRYEHVLTRDDAAMVGGFLRQWGGPAWTGGARFTEYEQLCRTAMRIPQASFCALEGYRWAFRSLLRLHGYRFVKLLQEPLVTPTLQLHGALDPAVLPRTAQGSGRYVIAPYEWRLLDEVGHFPHVESPEVVLGEVLRWAKS; encoded by the coding sequence ATGGGAGAACGTGGCAGGACAGCGGGCCCGGTCGACGAGTCCTGTGTGCTCATCAAGGGCCCCTGGGAGCACCGGTACGTCGGCGCCAACGGCAGCCGGTTCCACGTGGTCGAGGCCGGCACCGGCCCGCTGGTCCTTTTCCTGCACGGCTTTCCCGAGTTCTGGTGGGCCTGGCACGAAATGCTGCCGGCGGTGGCCGATGCCGGTTACCGTGCCGTCGCGGTCGACATGCGCGGTTTCGGCGCGAGCGACAAGCCGCCGCGCGGGTACGACGGATACACGCTGGCCGCCGATGTCACCGGCATGATCAGGGCGCTCGGCGAGCGTTCGGCGGTCATCGTCGGCGCCGGCTTCGGCGGCATGATCGGGTGGACCGCCGCCGCGTTCCACCCGAGGATGGTGCGCCGGCTGGTCGTCATCGGGGCCGCCCACCCGCTGCGGCTACGCTCGGCGATCTTCACCGACCCGCGTGGGCAGGCCGCCGCCTCCACCCCGTCGCTGCGCTTCCAGCTGCCCCGCTACGAACACGTGCTGACCCGCGACGACGCGGCGATGGTCGGTGGGTTCCTCCGCCAGTGGGGTGGGCCGGCGTGGACGGGCGGAGCCCGGTTCACCGAGTACGAACAGCTGTGCCGGACCGCGATGCGGATTCCGCAGGCGTCGTTCTGCGCGCTGGAGGGATACCGCTGGGCGTTCCGGTCGCTGCTGCGGCTGCACGGCTACCGCTTCGTCAAGCTGTTGCAGGAGCCGCTGGTGACACCGACGTTGCAGCTGCACGGAGCGCTGGACCCGGCAGTGCTGCCCCGGACGGCGCAAGGTTCCGGGCGGTACGTGATCGCCCCGTACGAGTGGCGGCTACTGGACGAAGTGGGGCACTTCCCGCACGTCGAGTCGCCGGAGGTGGTGCTCGGCGAGGTACTGCGCTGGGCCAAGAGCTGA
- a CDS encoding C45 family peptidase encodes MADDAAGPAPGNPQPPPVPLISVAGPPAEYGAGYGTAAASVIARNIEHYLRRFRDEAGLSRSAVRIAGGTFRNASRAAHPRIVEALDAVAGGAGVHVDEVYALNARTELLYGTGRTAADPPPSDPTGPGPGSGSGSGPDPGRDVGPDGSAGGCTAAGVLGSRTADGHLLLGQNWDWHPDQRDTMVLLRTTDERGLTVLTLTEAGMLAKAGLNSAGLGVCINMLGSDRDGLAPGRLPGVPYHVLLRAVLEAGSLGQATRVACRTPRNASINLLLGQAGPAGGELLDLEVVPGDVGWTHPVDGVLTHANHLETALPVRDTTKNLGGSSMFRAARARRLLVERAAGGPLSLADLADVFHDHLGLPLAICRHLDERDAPADQAETVYSVLIDLDARRLGLAAGPPCRHDYHWLELTDGVTG; translated from the coding sequence ATGGCCGACGATGCTGCCGGACCCGCGCCGGGCAACCCCCAACCGCCACCCGTCCCGTTGATCAGCGTCGCCGGGCCGCCGGCCGAGTACGGCGCCGGCTACGGCACGGCGGCGGCATCGGTGATCGCCCGCAACATCGAGCACTACCTGCGGCGGTTTCGCGACGAGGCCGGGTTGAGCAGGTCGGCGGTACGGATCGCCGGCGGTACCTTCCGCAACGCCAGCCGGGCCGCCCACCCGAGGATCGTCGAGGCGCTCGACGCGGTGGCCGGCGGAGCCGGGGTGCACGTCGACGAGGTCTACGCGCTGAACGCCCGTACCGAACTGCTGTACGGGACCGGGCGGACGGCGGCCGACCCGCCGCCCAGCGACCCCACCGGTCCTGGTCCCGGCTCCGGTTCCGGCTCCGGCCCCGATCCCGGCCGTGATGTCGGTCCGGACGGGTCGGCCGGCGGCTGTACGGCGGCCGGTGTGCTCGGCTCCCGGACCGCCGACGGCCACCTGCTGCTCGGCCAGAACTGGGACTGGCATCCCGATCAGCGGGACACCATGGTGCTGCTGCGGACCACGGACGAGCGAGGACTGACCGTGCTCACCCTCACCGAGGCGGGCATGCTCGCCAAGGCCGGGCTGAACTCGGCCGGGCTGGGGGTCTGCATCAATATGCTCGGCAGCGACCGGGACGGGCTGGCCCCGGGTCGCCTGCCCGGCGTGCCGTACCACGTGCTGCTGCGCGCCGTGCTGGAAGCCGGCAGCCTCGGCCAGGCGACCCGGGTGGCCTGCCGTACCCCCCGGAACGCGTCGATCAACCTACTGCTCGGCCAGGCCGGCCCGGCCGGCGGGGAACTGCTCGACCTAGAGGTGGTCCCCGGTGACGTCGGGTGGACCCACCCGGTGGACGGCGTGCTCACCCACGCGAACCACCTGGAGACGGCCTTGCCGGTACGGGACACGACGAAGAACCTCGGCGGTTCGTCGATGTTCCGGGCGGCGCGGGCCCGCCGGCTGCTGGTCGAACGGGCGGCCGGTGGGCCGTTGAGCCTGGCCGACCTGGCCGACGTGTTTCATGATCATTTGGGCCTGCCGTTGGCGATCTGTCGGCATCTCGACGAGCGGGACGCACCGGCGGACCAGGCGGAAACGGTCTACTCGGTGCTGATCGACCTGGACGCCCGCCGGCTGGGGCTGGCTGCCGGCCCGCCGTGCCGGCACGACTACCACTGGCTGGAGTTGACCGACGGCGTCACCGGATGA
- a CDS encoding immune inhibitor A domain-containing protein: MGMLTVSLASGMGFALPATAMAAPPVDAPVAAPSRAEAPSDDLPNPLGEKRRELRERAVSEVVSGRLTPERRGASTVAKVGETSGAGVAGRAARGGAGSDKDQYVELERETTDRIFVILAEFGNERHPAYPDVDSNPNWDGPARFDGPLHNEIPAPDRTVDNTTIWQADYSAEHYRELYFGAGEGVESVKTYYETQSSGRYSVEGTVTDWVKVRYNEARYGRDLCGGNVCSNVWQLLRDASNQWVADQQALGRTDEEIAAELREFDKWDRYDFDGDGDFNEADGYIDHFQIVHAGGDQADRDPWQGEDAIWSHRWYAFATDIGLTGPAQNPAGGTQIGDSGLWIGDYTIQPENGGLSVFVHEYGHDLGLPDDYDTSGGGDNNNEHWTLMAQSRLGAATDGGIGERPGDLGAWNKLQLGWLDYEVVVAGQKRTLHLGPQEYNTKRAQAVVVVLPKKEVTTELGEPYAGEMQYFSGNEDDMSNTMTREFDLAGASTAALSMKARYDIEDDYDYLYFQASADGGASWTSLEGTVNGVPYGTDGSGTPAIDSSTGGQWVDINVPLDAYAGDAVLVRLLYRTDGAVAYGGFFGDEMTVTADGSPIFTDGAEGDGGWALDGWTTVGASVTADYDNYYIAGHRSYVSYDRYLETGPYYFGYADTKPDMVDHYAYQEGLLISYWDTSQVDNNTNVHPGEGRNLYIDSRPRPMYNLTGAPWRARVQVYDAPFSLKKADGFTLHINGEPHWVRGQAAQPLFDDTRKYYYEELPNHGVKLPAVGVKIRVVSVDGTTMKIRIS; this comes from the coding sequence GTGGGGATGCTCACCGTGTCGCTCGCCTCGGGCATGGGCTTTGCTCTACCCGCGACGGCGATGGCCGCACCACCGGTGGACGCACCGGTGGCGGCTCCTTCCCGGGCCGAAGCCCCTAGCGACGACCTGCCCAACCCGCTCGGCGAGAAGCGTCGTGAGCTGCGCGAACGCGCAGTGAGCGAAGTGGTCAGTGGCCGGCTCACGCCGGAACGGCGCGGCGCGAGCACCGTCGCGAAGGTCGGTGAGACGTCGGGTGCCGGCGTCGCCGGCCGGGCCGCCCGCGGCGGTGCCGGGTCCGACAAGGACCAGTACGTCGAGTTGGAGCGGGAGACCACCGACCGGATCTTCGTGATCCTGGCCGAGTTCGGCAACGAACGGCACCCGGCCTACCCCGACGTGGACAGCAACCCGAACTGGGACGGCCCGGCCCGGTTCGACGGACCGCTGCACAACGAGATCCCCGCGCCGGACCGGACGGTCGACAACACCACGATCTGGCAGGCCGACTACTCCGCCGAGCACTACCGGGAGCTGTACTTCGGCGCGGGTGAAGGCGTCGAGTCGGTCAAGACCTACTACGAGACCCAGTCCTCCGGGCGGTACAGCGTCGAGGGCACCGTCACCGACTGGGTCAAGGTCCGCTACAACGAGGCCCGGTACGGCCGCGACCTGTGCGGCGGCAACGTCTGCAGCAACGTCTGGCAACTGCTGCGCGATGCCTCCAACCAGTGGGTCGCCGACCAGCAGGCGCTCGGCCGCACCGACGAGGAGATCGCCGCCGAGCTGCGTGAGTTCGACAAGTGGGACCGGTACGACTTCGACGGCGACGGCGACTTCAACGAGGCCGACGGCTACATCGACCACTTCCAGATCGTGCACGCCGGTGGCGACCAGGCCGACCGTGACCCGTGGCAGGGTGAGGACGCGATCTGGAGCCACCGCTGGTACGCCTTCGCCACGGACATCGGGCTGACCGGCCCGGCGCAGAACCCGGCCGGTGGCACCCAGATCGGCGACAGCGGGCTGTGGATCGGCGACTACACCATCCAGCCGGAGAACGGCGGACTGAGCGTCTTCGTCCACGAGTACGGCCACGACCTGGGCCTGCCGGACGACTACGACACCTCCGGCGGCGGTGACAACAACAACGAGCACTGGACGCTGATGGCGCAGAGCCGCCTCGGTGCCGCCACCGACGGCGGGATCGGCGAGCGCCCCGGTGACCTCGGCGCATGGAACAAGCTCCAGCTGGGCTGGCTGGACTACGAAGTGGTGGTGGCCGGGCAGAAACGCACCCTGCACCTGGGTCCACAGGAGTACAACACCAAGCGGGCCCAGGCGGTCGTCGTCGTGCTGCCGAAGAAGGAGGTCACCACCGAGCTCGGCGAGCCGTACGCCGGTGAGATGCAGTACTTCTCCGGCAACGAAGACGACATGAGCAACACGATGACCCGTGAGTTCGACCTCGCCGGCGCCTCGACCGCCGCACTGTCGATGAAGGCGCGTTACGACATCGAGGACGACTACGACTACCTGTACTTCCAGGCGTCGGCCGACGGTGGGGCGAGCTGGACCTCGCTCGAAGGTACCGTCAACGGTGTCCCGTACGGCACCGACGGCAGCGGCACCCCGGCGATCGACAGCTCGACCGGTGGCCAGTGGGTCGACATCAACGTGCCGCTGGACGCGTACGCCGGGGACGCCGTACTGGTCCGGCTGCTCTACCGCACCGACGGCGCGGTGGCGTACGGCGGCTTCTTCGGTGACGAGATGACCGTGACCGCCGACGGCTCGCCGATCTTCACCGACGGCGCCGAGGGCGACGGCGGTTGGGCGCTCGACGGTTGGACCACGGTCGGGGCCAGCGTGACCGCTGACTACGACAACTACTACATCGCCGGGCACCGCTCGTACGTATCGTACGACCGTTACCTGGAGACCGGCCCGTACTACTTCGGGTACGCCGACACCAAGCCCGACATGGTGGACCACTACGCGTACCAGGAGGGTCTGCTGATCTCGTACTGGGACACCTCCCAGGTCGACAACAACACCAACGTGCACCCGGGTGAGGGGCGCAACCTGTACATCGACTCGCGGCCGCGGCCGATGTACAACCTGACCGGTGCGCCGTGGCGGGCCCGGGTCCAGGTGTACGACGCGCCGTTCAGCCTCAAGAAGGCCGACGGGTTCACTCTGCACATCAATGGCGAACCGCACTGGGTACGCGGCCAGGCGGCCCAGCCGCTGTTCGACGACACCCGGAAGTACTACTACGAGGAACTGCCCAACCACGGGGTGAAGCTGCCCGCGGTCGGCGTGAAGATCCGTGTGGTGTCGGTGGACGGCACCACGATGAAGATCCGGATCTCCTGA
- the acs gene encoding acetate--CoA ligase, which yields MSETLENLLQENRRFEPPAELAGAANVTAAAYDEAAADRLGFWADQARRLHWAKEWDQVLDWSNPPFAKWFVGGQLNVAYNCLDRHVAAGAGDRVAIHWEGEPGDTRTITYTDLHRMTCQAANALTDLGVTAGDRVAIYLPMIPEAAVAMLACARIGATHNVVFGGFSVDALSGRVQDASAKVIITADGGYRRGKPSALKPTVDEAVAQCPSVEHVLVVRRTGEEVTWTDKDHWWHETVEKANTEHEAQPFDAEQPLFILYTSGTTAKPKGILHTTGGYLTQASYTHHAVFDLKPETDVYWCTADIGWVTGHSYIVYGPLSNGATQLMYEGTPDTPHKGRFWELVQKYKVSILYTAPTLIRTMMKWGEDIPAGYDLSSLRLLGSVGEPINPEAWMWYREHIGGGRCPIVDTWWQTETGSIMISPLPGVTATKPGSAMTPLPGISADVVDDQAESVPDGGGGYLVLREPWPSMLRTIWGDDQRFIDTYWSRFDKMYFAGDGAKKDADGHIWLLGRVDDVMLVSGHNISTTEVESALVSHPSVAEAAVVGATDPTTGQAIVAFTIPRGSADIAGEAGEALIQELRNHVARTLGPIAKPRQIMLVPELPKTRSGKIMRRLLRDVAENRSLGDVTTLQDSTVMELISSGMQGGKSDDD from the coding sequence ATGAGCGAAACGCTGGAGAACCTACTTCAGGAGAATCGCCGGTTCGAGCCGCCCGCCGAGCTGGCCGGGGCGGCCAACGTCACCGCGGCCGCGTACGACGAGGCAGCCGCCGACCGGCTCGGCTTCTGGGCGGACCAGGCCCGCCGGCTGCACTGGGCCAAGGAGTGGGACCAGGTGCTGGACTGGTCCAACCCGCCGTTCGCCAAGTGGTTCGTCGGCGGTCAGCTCAACGTCGCGTACAACTGTCTGGACCGGCACGTCGCCGCCGGGGCCGGTGACCGGGTCGCCATCCACTGGGAGGGTGAGCCGGGCGACACCCGCACCATCACCTACACCGACCTGCACCGGATGACCTGCCAGGCGGCGAACGCGCTGACCGACCTCGGCGTGACGGCGGGTGACCGGGTGGCGATCTACCTGCCGATGATCCCGGAGGCCGCGGTCGCGATGCTGGCCTGCGCCCGGATCGGCGCCACCCACAACGTCGTGTTCGGCGGCTTCTCGGTCGACGCGCTCTCCGGCCGGGTACAGGACGCCAGCGCCAAGGTGATCATCACCGCCGACGGCGGCTACCGGCGCGGCAAGCCCTCGGCCCTGAAGCCGACCGTCGACGAGGCGGTGGCCCAGTGCCCGTCGGTGGAGCACGTCCTGGTGGTCCGGCGGACCGGCGAGGAGGTCACCTGGACCGACAAGGATCACTGGTGGCACGAGACGGTGGAGAAGGCGAACACCGAGCACGAGGCGCAGCCGTTCGACGCCGAGCAGCCGCTGTTCATCCTCTACACCAGCGGCACCACGGCCAAGCCGAAGGGCATCCTGCACACCACCGGCGGCTACCTGACCCAGGCGTCGTACACCCATCACGCGGTCTTCGACCTCAAGCCGGAGACCGACGTCTACTGGTGCACCGCCGACATCGGCTGGGTGACCGGGCACTCGTACATCGTGTACGGTCCGCTGTCCAACGGCGCCACCCAGCTGATGTACGAGGGCACCCCGGACACCCCGCACAAGGGGCGGTTCTGGGAGCTGGTGCAGAAGTACAAGGTGAGCATCCTCTACACCGCGCCGACGCTGATCCGCACCATGATGAAGTGGGGCGAGGACATCCCGGCCGGGTACGACCTCAGTTCGCTGCGGCTGCTCGGCAGCGTCGGTGAGCCGATCAACCCGGAGGCCTGGATGTGGTACCGGGAACACATCGGCGGGGGCCGGTGCCCGATCGTGGACACCTGGTGGCAGACCGAGACGGGCTCGATCATGATCTCGCCGTTGCCCGGGGTGACCGCCACCAAGCCGGGCAGCGCGATGACCCCGCTGCCCGGGATCAGCGCCGACGTGGTCGACGACCAGGCCGAGTCGGTGCCCGACGGCGGCGGCGGCTACCTGGTGCTGCGCGAGCCGTGGCCGTCGATGCTGCGCACCATCTGGGGCGACGACCAGCGGTTCATCGACACCTACTGGTCCCGGTTCGACAAGATGTACTTCGCCGGTGACGGGGCCAAGAAGGACGCCGACGGGCACATCTGGCTGCTCGGCCGGGTGGACGACGTGATGCTGGTCTCCGGGCACAACATTTCCACCACCGAGGTGGAGTCGGCGCTGGTGTCGCACCCGTCGGTGGCGGAGGCCGCCGTGGTCGGCGCCACCGACCCGACCACCGGTCAGGCCATCGTCGCGTTCACCATCCCGCGCGGCAGCGCGGACATCGCGGGTGAGGCCGGCGAGGCGCTGATCCAGGAGCTGCGCAACCATGTCGCACGTACGCTCGGGCCGATCGCCAAGCCCCGCCAGATCATGCTGGTGCCGGAGCTGCCGAAGACCCGCTCCGGCAAGATCATGCGCCGGTTGCTGCGGGACGTCGCCGAGAACCGGTCGCTCGGCGACGTGACCACGCTGCAGGACTCCACCGTGATGGAGCTGATCTCCTCCGGCATGCAGGGCGGCAAGTCCGACGACGACTGA
- a CDS encoding oxidoreductase produces MTETDPLAPLLDLADVASALDRAREQVDAALRHRALRRHGGAVAAEISLRSAVASAALDGHAHPVADVRAGTVTDPVVQGALRVAEAVPALADRWPRTPRQVLARLHVLAARGLVPADQLGRPVARPDVTPQSGVTPGPDVTLRLDGVSALVGGGTSVPTLLLAAVVHAELLALRPFAGPSGVVARAAARLTLVAAGTDPRGLLAVEVGHHERQPEYVGSAGAFATGTPDGVRSWLRHYLTAVELGAQELTRVADEVLANA; encoded by the coding sequence GTGACCGAGACCGACCCGCTGGCCCCGCTGCTCGACCTCGCCGACGTGGCATCCGCGCTGGACCGCGCCCGCGAGCAGGTCGACGCCGCGTTGCGGCACCGGGCGCTGCGTCGGCACGGCGGGGCGGTGGCGGCCGAGATCAGCCTCCGGTCGGCGGTGGCCAGCGCCGCGTTGGACGGGCACGCCCATCCGGTCGCCGACGTACGCGCCGGGACGGTGACCGATCCGGTGGTGCAGGGGGCGCTGCGGGTGGCCGAGGCGGTTCCCGCGCTGGCCGACCGCTGGCCCCGTACCCCCCGTCAGGTTTTGGCCCGGTTGCACGTGCTCGCCGCGCGCGGACTGGTGCCGGCCGACCAGCTGGGTCGTCCGGTCGCTCGGCCTGACGTGACGCCGCAGTCAGGCGTGACGCCGGGCCCGGATGTGACGCTGCGGCTGGACGGGGTTTCCGCGCTGGTCGGCGGCGGCACCTCGGTGCCGACGCTGCTGTTGGCCGCCGTGGTGCACGCCGAGCTGCTCGCGCTGCGGCCGTTCGCCGGGCCGAGCGGGGTGGTGGCCCGGGCCGCCGCGCGGCTCACCCTGGTCGCGGCCGGCACGGACCCGCGTGGCCTGCTCGCCGTCGAGGTCGGCCACCACGAGCGGCAACCCGAGTACGTGGGTTCAGCCGGCGCCTTCGCGACTGGTACGCCAGACGGCGTCCGCTCCTGGCTGCGGCACTATCTGACCGCGGTCGAGCTGGGTGCCCAGGAGCTGACCCGGGTCGCCGACGAAGTGCTGGCCAACGCCTGA
- a CDS encoding HAD-IB family hydrolase: protein MGRSAAFFDLDKTVIAKSSALAFGRPFYRDGLITRRDVVKSAYAQLMFRLGGSDEQTMARTRDYLAALCKGWQVEQVRQIVAETLHELINPYVYAEAAALIEEHQNAGRDVVLVSASGEEMVRPIGELLGVTDVIATRMAVENGRYSGEIEFYAAGAAKVTGVTELAEQRGYDLAECYAYSDSVTDVPMLECVGHPTVVNPDRQLRKLATEQGWPVLAFRHPIPLGRRLRERPAVPVAAAALSVGVGVAIGIAWYGRHRRTKTASA from the coding sequence GTGGGCCGCAGCGCCGCTTTTTTTGATCTCGACAAGACTGTCATCGCCAAGTCCAGCGCCTTGGCGTTCGGCCGGCCGTTCTACCGCGACGGGCTGATCACCAGGCGAGACGTGGTCAAGTCGGCGTACGCCCAGCTGATGTTCCGGCTCGGCGGCTCCGACGAACAGACCATGGCCCGCACCCGCGACTACCTGGCCGCGCTGTGCAAGGGCTGGCAGGTGGAGCAGGTCCGGCAGATTGTCGCGGAGACGTTGCACGAGCTGATCAACCCGTACGTCTACGCCGAGGCGGCGGCGCTGATCGAGGAGCACCAGAACGCCGGGCGGGACGTGGTGCTGGTCTCCGCGTCGGGCGAGGAGATGGTACGCCCGATCGGCGAACTACTCGGCGTCACCGACGTGATCGCCACCCGGATGGCCGTGGAGAACGGCCGGTACAGCGGAGAAATCGAGTTCTACGCGGCTGGGGCAGCCAAGGTCACCGGTGTCACCGAGCTCGCTGAGCAGCGCGGATACGACCTCGCCGAGTGCTACGCCTATTCCGACTCGGTGACCGACGTACCGATGCTCGAATGCGTCGGGCACCCGACGGTGGTCAACCCGGACCGCCAGCTCCGCAAGCTCGCCACCGAGCAGGGCTGGCCGGTCCTCGCCTTCCGCCACCCGATCCCGCTCGGCCGCAGGTTGCGGGAGCGGCCGGCGGTCCCGGTGGCGGCCGCCGCGTTGAGCGTCGGGGTCGGGGTCGCGATCGGCATCGCCTGGTACGGCCGGCACCGCCGGACAAAGACAGCCTCGGCCTGA
- the ssd gene encoding septum site-determining protein Ssd has protein sequence MPPSTSTAAPRRLPLVVTADERLLDDLLRLAALAGTDVDLAADPVAARSRQAAAPLVLVGADQADAYLRARMPRRPRLVLVGRADQDQPWPVAELLGAEHVAILPAAEPWLVDRLTDNGGTDKPAAAVIGVIGGRGGAGASVLAGALSVTAARLGLRSLLVDADPLGGGLDLVLGWEQIDGLRWPALADSDGRIDPSALAGALPCRGDLGLLSWDRGEPLPLPAATMTAALDAARRERDVVVVDLPRRPDDAAIAAMHATDRVLVLVPAELRATAATARVVAAIQRHCTDLSLVVRGPAPGRLRAREIGRTLGLPVTGVLQPEPRVSRGLERGDAPGSSGRGPLAELCQRIVAGLVDRTAAAS, from the coding sequence ATGCCGCCGAGCACCAGCACCGCCGCACCCCGCCGGCTGCCACTGGTCGTCACCGCCGACGAACGACTGCTCGACGACCTGCTGCGCCTCGCGGCACTCGCCGGCACTGACGTCGATCTGGCGGCCGACCCGGTCGCCGCCCGGTCCCGGCAGGCCGCCGCCCCGCTCGTCCTGGTCGGTGCCGACCAGGCAGACGCCTACCTGCGGGCCAGAATGCCCCGCCGACCCCGGCTGGTCCTGGTCGGCCGGGCCGACCAGGACCAGCCCTGGCCGGTCGCCGAGCTGCTCGGTGCCGAGCACGTCGCGATCCTGCCGGCGGCGGAGCCGTGGCTGGTCGACCGCCTCACCGACAACGGCGGCACCGACAAACCGGCCGCGGCTGTCATCGGGGTGATCGGCGGCCGGGGCGGGGCCGGCGCCAGCGTGCTGGCCGGCGCCCTTTCGGTCACCGCCGCCCGGCTCGGGCTGCGCAGCCTGCTGGTCGACGCCGACCCGCTCGGCGGCGGCCTCGATCTGGTCCTCGGCTGGGAGCAGATCGACGGTCTGCGCTGGCCGGCGCTCGCCGACAGCGACGGCCGGATCGACCCGTCGGCGCTGGCCGGCGCACTGCCCTGCCGGGGCGACCTCGGGCTGCTCTCCTGGGACCGGGGCGAACCGCTACCGCTGCCCGCCGCCACGATGACCGCCGCGCTGGACGCGGCCCGGCGGGAGCGGGACGTGGTCGTCGTCGACCTGCCCCGGCGGCCCGACGACGCCGCGATCGCCGCGATGCACGCCACCGACCGGGTCCTGGTCCTGGTCCCGGCCGAGTTGCGGGCGACGGCGGCGACCGCCCGGGTGGTCGCCGCCATCCAGCGGCACTGCACCGACCTGTCGCTGGTCGTGCGCGGGCCGGCCCCGGGCCGGCTGCGGGCCAGGGAGATCGGGCGGACCCTGGGGCTGCCGGTGACCGGGGTGCTGCAACCTGAGCCACGAGTCAGCCGAGGGCTGGAGCGCGGCGACGCTCCAGGTTCGTCGGGCCGGGGTCCGTTGGCCGAGTTGTGTCAGCGGATCGTCGCTGGCCTGGTCGACCGTACGGCGGCAGCGTCGTGA
- a CDS encoding TadA family conjugal transfer-associated ATPase → MPAGWPGGTGVDEAVVAARVRERFVADGTSVTPASVVGAVRAEPGAALRGDAGLLRLADRVHGELAGAGPLAPLLADARVTDVLVNGTQVWVDRGAGLERAAVGVGSVDEVRRLAQRLAAACGRRLDDGCPYVDARLPDGTRLHAVLPPVAATGPYLSLRTFRQRPFQLAELVSNGMVDHSVAELLRAVVAGRLAYLIAGGTGSGKTTLLNTLLGLVPADERIVMVEDAAELRPEHPHVVTLQSRTANVEGVGSVGLGALVRQALRMRPDRLVVGECRGAEVVDLLAALNTGHDGGAGTLHANAASDVPARLEALGLLGGLPRAALHAQIAAAIQVVVQLRRAGGRRFVDAVCLLTPHGPERLITVTPAWRRGAGPQPAGPTLARVLIERGVPVPAVLDSRGPR, encoded by the coding sequence GTGCCGGCCGGGTGGCCAGGTGGCACGGGTGTCGACGAGGCGGTGGTGGCGGCTCGGGTGCGGGAGCGGTTCGTCGCGGACGGCACGTCGGTGACGCCGGCGTCGGTGGTCGGTGCGGTGCGGGCCGAGCCGGGGGCGGCGTTGCGGGGTGACGCCGGGTTGTTGCGGCTTGCCGACCGGGTGCACGGTGAGCTGGCCGGGGCGGGGCCGTTGGCACCGTTGCTGGCCGATGCGCGGGTGACCGACGTTCTGGTGAACGGCACCCAGGTGTGGGTGGACCGGGGTGCCGGGTTGGAGCGGGCGGCGGTGGGCGTCGGTTCCGTCGACGAGGTGCGTCGGTTGGCGCAGCGGCTGGCGGCGGCCTGCGGGCGTCGCCTCGATGACGGTTGCCCGTACGTCGACGCCCGGTTGCCGGACGGTACCCGGTTGCACGCGGTGTTGCCGCCGGTGGCGGCGACGGGGCCGTACCTGTCGTTGCGGACCTTCCGGCAGCGTCCGTTCCAGTTGGCGGAGCTGGTGAGCAACGGCATGGTCGACCATTCGGTGGCGGAGTTGCTGCGGGCGGTGGTGGCGGGGCGGCTGGCGTACCTGATCGCGGGCGGTACGGGGTCGGGCAAGACGACCTTGTTGAACACGTTGCTCGGGCTGGTGCCGGCCGACGAGCGGATCGTGATGGTGGAGGATGCGGCCGAGTTGCGGCCGGAGCATCCGCACGTGGTGACGTTGCAGTCGCGGACGGCCAACGTCGAGGGCGTCGGGTCGGTCGGGCTCGGTGCGTTGGTCCGGCAGGCGTTGCGGATGCGGCCGGACCGGCTGGTCGTCGGTGAGTGCCGGGGCGCCGAGGTGGTCGACTTGCTGGCCGCGCTCAACACCGGCCACGACGGCGGCGCCGGCACCCTGCACGCGAACGCGGCGAGCGACGTGCCGGCCCGGCTGGAGGCGTTGGGACTACTCGGTGGGCTGCCCCGCGCCGCCCTGCATGCGCAGATCGCGGCCGCCATCCAGGTGGTCGTCCAGCTGCGCCGGGCCGGTGGGCGGCGATTCGTCGACGCGGTCTGTCTGCTCACCCCGCACGGGCCGGAGCGGCTGATCACGGTCACCCCGGCCTGGCGGCGCGGGGCCGGTCCGCAGCCGGCCGGACCGACGCTGGCCAGGGTGCTCATCGAACGCGGCGTACCGGTGCCGGCGGTGCTCGACAGCCGGGGGCCGCGATGA